One part of the Anser cygnoides isolate HZ-2024a breed goose chromosome 9, Taihu_goose_T2T_genome, whole genome shotgun sequence genome encodes these proteins:
- the KPNA4 gene encoding importin subunit alpha-3, which yields MAEQEKLDNQRLKNFKNKGRDLESMRRQRNEVVVELRKNKRDEHLLKRRNVPHEDICEDSDIDGDFRVQNTSLEAIVQNASSDNQGIQLSAVQAARKLLSSDRNPPIDDLIKSGILPILVHCLERDDNPSLQFEAAWALTNIASGTSEQTQAVVQSNAVPLFLRLLHSPHQNVCEQAVWALGNIIGDGPQCRDYVISLGVVKPLLSFISPSIPITFLRNVTWVMVNLCRHKDPPPPMETIQEILPALCVLIHHTDVNILVDTVWALSYLTDAGNEQIQMVIDSGIVPHLVPLLSHQEVKVQTAALRAVGNIVTGTDEQTQVVLNCEALSHFPALLTHPKEKINKEAVWFLSNITAGNQQQVQAVIDANLVPMIIHLLDKGDFGTQKEAAWAISNLTISGRKDQVAYLIQQNVIPPFCNLLTVKDAQVVQVVLDGLSNILKMAEDEAETIANLIEECGGLEKIEQLQNHENEDIYKLAYEIIDQFFSSDDIDEDPSLVPEAIQGGTFGFNSSANVPAEGFQF from the exons AGTATGAGAAGACAAAGGAATGAAGTCGTTGTGGAGTTGAGGAAG AACAAAAGAGATGAGCATCTTCTGAAGAGGAGAAACGTACCTCATGAGGATATCTGTGAAGATTCTGATATAGATGGTGACTTTAGAGTG caaAACACTTCTTTGGAAGCAATAgtacag AATGCTTCAAGTGACAACCAGGGTATACAGCTAAGTGCTGTGCAGGCTGCAAG aaagctgctttccagtgaTCGCAATCCACCAATTGATGATCTAATAAAATCCGGAATATTACCTATTTTAGTGCACTGTCTTGAAAGAGATGACAA tCCCTCTTTACAGTTTGAAGCTGCATGGGCTTTGACAAACATTGCATCTGGAACCTCTGAACAAACACAGGCCGTAGTTCAATCTA atgCTGTGCCACTTTTTCTGAGACTGCTGCATTCGCCTCATCAAAATGTTTGCGAACAAGCTGTGTGGGCTTTAGGAAATATCATAG GTGATGGACCCCAGTGTAGAGATTACGTTATTAGTCTTGGAGTAGTGAAACCACTGCTGTCCTTTATCAGCCCATCTATTCCCATAACTTTCTTAAGAAATGTTACTTGGGTCATGGTCAACTTGTGCCGTCACAAAGATCCTCCTCCGCCGATGGAAACCATTCAGGAG ATCCTTCCAGCTCTCTGTGTTTTAATTCACCACACAGATGTAAAT ATATTGGTAGATACAGTCTGGGCACTTTCGTATCTAACGGATGCTGGCAACGAACAGATCCAGATGGTGATAGACTCTGGAATAGTCCCTCATTTGGTTCCTCTTCTCAGTCATCAAGAAGTTAAAGTGCAA ACTGCTGCACTGAGAGCTGTAGGAAACATTGTCACTGGTACCGATGAACAGACACAAGTAGTTCTGAATTGTGAAGCTCTTTCACATTTTCCAGCACTTCTGACACatcccaaagaaaaaattaataag gaagCAGTGTGGTTCCTATCTAACATCACTGCAGGGAATCAGCAGCAAGTTCAGGCAGTAATAGATGCAAACCTTGTTCCAATGATAATACATCTTCTAGATAAG GGTGACTTTGGTACCCAGAAAGAAGCTGCTTGGGCAATAAGCAACTTAACAATCAGCGGAAGAAAAGACCAA gtgGCATACTTAATTCAACAAAATGTAATTCCTCCCTTTTGCAATTTGCTAACAGTGAAAGATGCACAAGTAGTGCAAGTGGTTCTGGATGGACTaagtaatatattaaaaatggcTGAAGATGAAGCAGAAACCATAGCCAATCTTATAGAAGAGTGTGGAG GCCTGGAGAAAATCGAACAGCTACAAAATCACGAAAATGAAGACATCTACAAACTGGCTTATGAGATCATTGATCAGTTCTTCTCTTCAGATGAT ATTGATGAAGATCCTAGCCTTGTACCAGAAGCAATACAAGGCGGAACATTTGGTTTCAATTCATCTGCCAATGTACCAGCAGAAGGGTTCCAGTTTTAG